The proteins below come from a single Chryseobacterium nepalense genomic window:
- a CDS encoding NUDIX hydrolase, which produces MKISAGILLFKRSEEHTFYFLVHPGGPFWKNKDSGAWSIPKGEAEEDESLLDPAKTEFLEETGKVVNGNFIELMPITQKAGKKVFAWALEQDLETSGLSSNMITISWPPKSGKTIQIPEVDRWEWFYSEEAKQKINPAQAGFIVQLEKILSSE; this is translated from the coding sequence ATGAAAATAAGTGCAGGAATTTTGCTGTTCAAAAGATCGGAAGAACATACTTTTTATTTTCTGGTGCATCCGGGCGGACCGTTTTGGAAAAATAAAGATTCGGGAGCATGGTCCATCCCAAAAGGAGAAGCCGAAGAAGATGAAAGTTTACTGGACCCTGCGAAAACTGAATTTTTGGAAGAAACTGGAAAAGTTGTGAACGGAAATTTTATTGAACTGATGCCGATTACACAAAAAGCCGGCAAGAAAGTTTTTGCATGGGCGTTGGAACAGGATCTTGAAACATCCGGATTAAGCAGTAACATGATCACAATCAGTTGGCCGCCAAAATCAGGAAAGACCATACAAATCCCTGAGGTAGATCGTTGGGAATGGTTTTATTCAGAAGAGGCAAAGCAAAAAATAAATCCCGCACAGGCAGGATTTATTGTTCAGTTGGAAAAAATTCTTTCATCCGAATAA